A genomic region of Thermodesulfobacteriota bacterium contains the following coding sequences:
- the selD gene encoding selenide, water dikinase SelD — MEDNKIPKLTETVKGAGUASKLGPADLARALCDLPLMDDPNLIVGMERAEDAGVYKLSDDLAIIQTVDFFTPIVDDPYMFGQIAAANALSDVYAMGGKPLTAMNIVCFPIKAMDISILREILKGGIEKMKEAGVTLVGGHSIEDPELKYGLSVTGTIHPSKVLTNVGAKAGDRLILTKPLGTGIINTAIKGGMATEDSIEMVTKCMASLNKRASEIMQEVGVNACTDVTGFGLLGHAFEMIEGTRKGIVINASDVPILPEALNFAKMGIIPGGTYRNREFRIGRLDLNPNLSIYITDVFFDPQTSGGLLIAVPENKAYELEKRLKEEGIKEAAIIGEVMEDSEERILVR; from the coding sequence ATGGAAGACAACAAAATTCCAAAACTCACAGAAACTGTTAAAGGAGCAGGTTGAGCATCGAAGCTGGGTCCGGCGGACCTGGCTAGGGCATTATGTGATCTTCCCTTAATGGATGATCCAAACCTGATTGTAGGCATGGAAAGGGCTGAAGATGCCGGAGTTTATAAATTATCCGATGATCTGGCAATTATCCAGACTGTGGACTTCTTTACCCCCATAGTTGATGACCCGTATATGTTCGGTCAGATAGCTGCTGCCAATGCCCTGAGTGATGTCTATGCTATGGGAGGGAAACCCCTGACTGCAATGAATATAGTTTGCTTCCCCATAAAGGCTATGGATATATCCATACTGAGGGAGATCCTTAAAGGCGGCATTGAGAAGATGAAAGAGGCAGGAGTCACACTGGTCGGGGGACATAGCATAGAAGACCCAGAGTTGAAGTACGGTCTTTCTGTTACAGGGACAATTCACCCCTCTAAGGTGTTAACAAATGTAGGGGCAAAGGCAGGAGATAGACTTATTCTTACCAAGCCTCTGGGTACCGGGATAATCAATACGGCAATAAAAGGTGGAATGGCAACAGAGGATTCGATTGAGATGGTTACAAAGTGCATGGCCAGTTTGAATAAAAGGGCATCGGAAATCATGCAGGAAGTGGGAGTGAATGCCTGTACTGACGTGACGGGATTCGGTCTTCTGGGTCATGCATTTGAGATGATTGAGGGCACCAGGAAAGGGATAGTAATCAATGCCTCCGATGTTCCCATACTCCCCGAAGCCCTGAACTTCGCAAAAATGGGCATTATTCCAGGAGGAACATATCGCAATAGAGAGTTTAGAATTGGGCGTTTAGATTTAAATCCGAACCTCTCAATTTATATCACCGATGTCTTTTTCGATCCACAAACTTCAGGGGGGCTTCTCATAGCAGTACCTGAAAATAAGGCATATGAACTGGAAAAAAGACTTAAAGAGGAAGGCATAAAAGAAGCAGCCATAATCGGAGAGGTAATGGAAGATTCTGAAGAGAGGATATTGGTACGGTAA
- a CDS encoding sugar kinase produces MLLLAGTIPDPGLPLIYGRARIKNDRLFIGERTFYPKRGTPSMIGTAATICQIIGLDEPYCVIAGDIGKGDGSKIVYDYLTENIHTLKPTVCSFHYIMPDLILHHKLFCALEKIKNKPFLVADAGYMYIAKMSGCADFYDLFTPDIGELAFLADEKSPHPFYTRGFIFHRHDEVEDFITKAYETKGTPRFLLVKGFVDFICENGIVLKKVAEPNIEALECIGGTGDTITGMVAGLIFGGHQAIDACHISAMVNRVAGSLCNPTPATQVIEIIRCIPEALEIIRKEYLNGRQQNSKTHRNC; encoded by the coding sequence ATGCTACTGTTAGCTGGAACAATCCCCGATCCGGGATTGCCGTTGATCTACGGAAGGGCAAGGATCAAAAATGACAGGCTGTTTATAGGTGAAAGGACATTTTATCCTAAGCGTGGCACACCTTCTATGATCGGAACAGCAGCTACCATTTGCCAGATTATAGGGTTAGATGAACCATATTGTGTTATAGCCGGTGATATAGGGAAGGGGGATGGGAGCAAAATAGTGTATGATTATCTTACTGAAAACATACATACCTTAAAACCTACTGTCTGCAGCTTTCATTATATAATGCCAGATTTAATACTGCATCATAAGCTTTTTTGCGCTTTAGAGAAGATTAAGAACAAACCTTTTTTGGTAGCCGATGCCGGGTACATGTATATCGCAAAAATGAGCGGCTGTGCTGATTTTTATGACCTGTTCACACCGGATATTGGAGAATTGGCATTTCTGGCTGATGAAAAATCCCCTCATCCCTTTTACACAAGAGGGTTCATCTTCCACAGGCATGATGAGGTAGAAGATTTTATAACAAAGGCATACGAGACAAAAGGTACGCCTCGATTCTTACTGGTCAAAGGGTTTGTTGACTTTATATGCGAAAACGGAATAGTTCTAAAAAAGGTTGCTGAACCCAATATCGAGGCCCTCGAATGCATAGGTGGGACGGGTGATACAATAACCGGTATGGTTGCAGGATTGATCTTCGGAGGGCATCAAGCTATTGATGCGTGCCATATATCGGCAATGGTCAACAGGGTTGCAGGGTCGTTGTGCAATCCAACACCGGCGACACAGGTGATTGAAATAATCAGATGCATACCTGAGGCGCTGGAAATCATTAGAAAGGAATATCTCAATGGAAGACAACAAAATTCCAAAACTCACAGAAACTGTTAA